The following are from one region of the Vitis riparia cultivar Riparia Gloire de Montpellier isolate 1030 chromosome 14, EGFV_Vit.rip_1.0, whole genome shotgun sequence genome:
- the LOC117929754 gene encoding ABC transporter B family member 27-like isoform X1, with translation MASGNETAPPLNEVERQNANDDLEHGLAYQAAKVGFFRVFSLAKPEAGKLIVATIALLVASTSIVMLPKYGGMVIDIVSRDIRTPEQQSEALTAVKNAALAVVLIVVLGSLCVAVREWLFASVSERIVAHLRKDLFSHLINQHT, from the exons ATGGCCTCTGGTAATGAGACTGCCCCTCCTTTGAATGAGGTG GAACGGCAAAATGCAAATGATGACCTTGAGCATGGCTTAGCATATCAG GCAGCAAAAGTGGGATTTTTCAGAGTATTTTCCTTG GCAAAGCCTGAAGCTGGGAAGCTAATTGTTGCCACCATCGCGCTTTTGGTAGCATCTACATCAATTGTTATGCTG CCAAAATATGGTGGAATGGTAATAGACATTGTATCAAGAGATATAAGGACTCCTGAACAACAATCTGAAGCCTTGACTGCTGTCAAGAATGCTGCACTAGCTGTTGTGCTGATAGTTGTATTAGG ttctCTGTGTGTAGCAGTTCGGGAATGGTTGTTTGCTTCTGTTAGCGAAAGGATTGTAGCTCATTTGAGAAAGGACTTATTCAGTCACCTCATTAATCAG CATACTTGA
- the LOC117929754 gene encoding ABC transporter B family member 27-like isoform X2 — MASGNETAPPLNEERQNANDDLEHGLAYQAAKVGFFRVFSLAKPEAGKLIVATIALLVASTSIVMLPKYGGMVIDIVSRDIRTPEQQSEALTAVKNAALAVVLIVVLGSLCVAVREWLFASVSERIVAHLRKDLFSHLINQHT, encoded by the exons ATGGCCTCTGGTAATGAGACTGCCCCTCCTTTGAATGAG GAACGGCAAAATGCAAATGATGACCTTGAGCATGGCTTAGCATATCAG GCAGCAAAAGTGGGATTTTTCAGAGTATTTTCCTTG GCAAAGCCTGAAGCTGGGAAGCTAATTGTTGCCACCATCGCGCTTTTGGTAGCATCTACATCAATTGTTATGCTG CCAAAATATGGTGGAATGGTAATAGACATTGTATCAAGAGATATAAGGACTCCTGAACAACAATCTGAAGCCTTGACTGCTGTCAAGAATGCTGCACTAGCTGTTGTGCTGATAGTTGTATTAGG ttctCTGTGTGTAGCAGTTCGGGAATGGTTGTTTGCTTCTGTTAGCGAAAGGATTGTAGCTCATTTGAGAAAGGACTTATTCAGTCACCTCATTAATCAG CATACTTGA